AAATCAGCGCTCCCGGCGAAGGAGTGGAAGTATGCACTCACACCTGCCCTCTGGACGAGCTCGAAGGCTTCTCTTTCGGCCTCCCTCGCGTGGATGACAACCGGCAGTTTCAGTTCAATGGCGAGGTTGAGAAAATGCTGGAAAATCTCCTTTTGGTTTTCCCTCCCCCTCTCGTTCTCGGCGTGGTAGTAGTCGAGGCCTATCTCACCTATCGCGACTATCTCGTCCCTGTGCTCAAGGATGAAGGCCTCAACTTTCCTCACCTTCTCCCAGTTCCCCCTCCTTGCCTCGTTGGGGTGGTAGCCAAGCGTTGGAAAGACGAAGCCAAAGTATGGCCTGAGGAGCTCCCAGCTCTTCCAGACGTGGGCTTTCCTGTATTCGGTTATCGAATCAACCACCGCCCTCAGCTCTTTCCTGCACTTTTCTATTATCTGAGGGGCTTCCTTTCTGTAAAATTCGAAGTGAGCGTGCGCGTCTATCATGGGT
The sequence above is a segment of the Thermococcus sp. genome. Coding sequences within it:
- a CDS encoding TatD family hydrolase; translated protein: MIDAHAHFEFYRKEAPQIIEKCRKELRAVVDSITEYRKAHVWKSWELLRPYFGFVFPTLGYHPNEARRGNWEKVRKVEAFILEHRDEIVAIGEIGLDYYHAENERGRENQKEIFQHFLNLAIELKLPVVIHAREAEREAFELVQRAGVSAYFHSFAGSAD